One region of Aminobacterium colombiense DSM 12261 genomic DNA includes:
- a CDS encoding YebC/PmpR family DNA-binding transcriptional regulator codes for MSGHSKWANIKHRKAAQDAKRGNLFQKLVRAIIVAAKEGGGDPSMNVRLKTAIDRAKAASVPNDNITRAIKRGTGEIDGASYEEITYEGYGSNGVALMIEALTDNRNRTAADVRALLARGGGSLGESGCVAWMFERKGVIEVKGENIDEETIMLACLEAGAEDFEEIEGGYTVYTSPAALSDVQAALEAAGYEVASAESEMVPNNTVAVDTVEHAQKILRLLENLEDHDDVQNVYANFDIPDEIMEQIE; via the coding sequence GTGTCCGGACATTCAAAATGGGCAAATATAAAACATAGGAAAGCTGCCCAAGACGCAAAGAGGGGAAATCTTTTTCAAAAATTGGTACGAGCTATTATTGTTGCCGCTAAAGAAGGTGGCGGAGATCCTTCGATGAATGTTCGTCTTAAAACGGCTATAGATAGAGCCAAAGCCGCAAGTGTACCAAACGACAACATCACACGAGCCATAAAAAGAGGTACAGGAGAAATCGACGGAGCTTCCTACGAAGAGATTACATATGAAGGCTATGGTTCCAACGGTGTCGCGCTGATGATTGAAGCTCTGACCGATAACCGCAATCGTACTGCCGCTGATGTACGAGCCCTTCTCGCAAGGGGTGGCGGATCTCTTGGCGAATCAGGCTGTGTGGCATGGATGTTTGAAAGGAAGGGCGTTATCGAGGTCAAAGGAGAAAACATTGACGAAGAAACTATTATGCTTGCCTGCCTGGAAGCGGGAGCTGAAGATTTTGAAGAGATAGAAGGCGGATATACTGTCTATACCTCGCCCGCCGCACTCAGTGATGTACAGGCAGCCCTTGAAGCCGCTGGGTATGAAGTGGCCAGCGCGGAGTCTGAAATGGTTCCTAACAACACCGTTGCTGTTGATACTGTTGAGCATGCGCAAAAAATCTTGAGGCTGCTCGAAAATCTTGAAGATCATGATGACGTTCAGAATGTTTATGCAAACTTCGACATTCCAGACGAAATTATGGAACAAATTGAGTAA
- the nadE gene encoding NAD(+) synthase, translating into MKTYVRSPETIVAAIEKWLEEKASAAKAKGCVVGLSGGIDSALVAVLLRRAFGTNMLGVIMPCHSLSEDQQDAEKLIELFSIPSTVVDITATYDTLVQRLKETNVYINPLALANIKPRLRMTTLYALAQSMGYLVCGTSNKAEIVAGYFTKHGDSGADIWPLGDLLKEEVRETSTFLGIPEEIVYKPPSAGLWKGQTDEAEMGLTYDEIDSYIATGNVKEEVRKRIEERYRGSAHKRELPPVCIIPKK; encoded by the coding sequence ATGAAAACATATGTTCGCTCTCCGGAAACAATTGTTGCCGCTATAGAAAAATGGCTGGAGGAAAAAGCATCTGCGGCAAAGGCTAAGGGTTGTGTTGTTGGTCTAAGCGGGGGAATAGATTCTGCCCTTGTAGCTGTACTTTTAAGAAGGGCTTTTGGCACCAATATGCTTGGAGTCATAATGCCATGCCATAGCCTTTCAGAAGACCAGCAGGATGCGGAAAAATTAATAGAACTGTTTTCCATCCCATCCACTGTAGTAGACATTACCGCCACCTATGACACCCTTGTTCAACGTCTTAAAGAGACTAATGTCTACATTAACCCTTTAGCCCTAGCGAACATTAAACCGAGGCTAAGGATGACAACCCTTTATGCCCTTGCTCAATCAATGGGTTACCTTGTCTGCGGAACCAGTAACAAAGCAGAGATTGTTGCCGGCTACTTCACCAAGCATGGCGACTCAGGTGCAGACATCTGGCCTTTGGGGGATCTTTTGAAAGAAGAAGTTCGAGAAACCTCCACATTTCTAGGGATACCTGAGGAAATTGTTTACAAGCCCCCTTCAGCAGGCCTCTGGAAAGGACAAACTGACGAAGCAGAAATGGGTCTTACCTATGATGAGATAGATTCATATATTGCAACAGGAAACGTAAAAGAGGAAGTTAGGAAACGCATAGAAGAACGCTACCGCGGCTCAGCCCACAAACGGGAGCTGCCGCCGGTTTGTATTATACCGAAAAAATAA
- the nikR gene encoding nickel-responsive transcriptional regulator NikR → MEKLVRFGVAVPESLLEEFDHWIKRSGMPNRSNALRQLIRQSISRNRWEEGAGTVFGTLTILYDHHSHDVSAELTNVQHDFGDVIVCTSHVHLDHAHCLEAIVLRGSAKEIREFVKAISSIKGINTADPVITTTV, encoded by the coding sequence TTGGAGAAACTAGTAAGGTTTGGGGTCGCTGTACCAGAGTCATTGCTGGAAGAGTTTGACCATTGGATAAAAAGGTCAGGAATGCCTAATCGATCAAATGCATTACGGCAACTCATCAGACAGTCTATTTCAAGAAACCGATGGGAAGAAGGTGCTGGGACAGTTTTTGGAACGCTCACTATTCTTTATGACCATCATTCCCATGATGTTTCTGCAGAGCTGACCAATGTTCAACACGATTTTGGGGATGTCATTGTCTGTACATCCCATGTTCATCTTGATCATGCCCATTGCCTCGAGGCCATTGTTTTACGTGGTTCTGCCAAAGAGATTCGGGAATTCGTAAAGGCTATTTCTTCCATCAAAGGCATTAATACGGCAGATCCTGTTATTACAACGACAGTGTAA